GTTTCCTGGCTCCTTCGGCGGTTTTTGGACTGGACACAGGGAATGCCAACATTGTGCGCAGTTGTGAGGAATTCACTCATTTCACCCgaaaaaactcaaaataaaaagataaagacAGCGTTCGCAAGATGTCCTTCACAGAAAGTGAACTCTTTCACTGTAAACAATTCCAGCCAAACTGAATTTGATGGCGAGTgatttgaacatttgaagaaaaaaaaaaaaaaaaagccacaaaatACTTTCAGTACACACATCTGTACATTCCTCAAAATACAAATTATATTAACAATTATTTATTAACAAATAGACATGTGGTATTGTCGGACTCCTTTTTCTTTCACACAGACTTAAAAATCAGCTCTTATAGGGATCACCTCAATAGTATCGTCAGCAGATTGGCTTCTTTAGCCCTCACAGCAACATGGGTCAAAACAAACaatgagaaaaagacaaaaagcagcTATCCTCACCTTCAATCTCTCCTCACAAGCTTATGGTGGTAAGGCAGTCTGCATGCTGGGGGAAGCTGGAGGCTTTGTCTGATGTCTAAGGCAGCCAATGAACCAAgagcaaaaaacattttcttacaTCTTCACCTCTAAACGGACGGTGAACCAGACAAACTCGCCAGCCTACCTGCTGAACACACCCACCTCAAAAACAGGCTACAGAAGACCGACAGCGCTGCCGGCGGTCAACACGGCTCCATGAGGGGCTTCTGAACTTCACTCACAGAACATTTAGCGTCATTTGTGGGTAGCTAGGTTTGCCTCCAAGTGGTGCATAATAGAAATGGGTGATGTTAAAGGTTTTAGGGAGAGTGAATGTAGTTTGAGAAGATGGGTTTACTCGAAGGTCCAGACCTCCAGACTGTGGATGTTAAAGTCCTGCTGGGAGGACAGTGGCTGGTTGTTAAAGGTGGCGCATTTGGTGGTGGTCCCTCGGTATAGCTCGGCGTCCAGCCACAGACCCAGCTGACCACTGCAGAGGAAGGCAGTGCTGATTACTGACAACTATCAAACCCTCTGTCTCTACTGTCTCAAGGATTTAGATTATTGAGACAACTTGATGCTTGAATTGAAACTAAGGTAGCTGTACATACCCTCCTCCTCCCATCTGCAGTGAATCAGTATTGCCTTTCACAAAGTAGGAATTCTCCCCTGTCCAGCGGTACACCTGAAAGCAAGTAGCAAAGCAGCACAGCCACTACTGAGATCTTTTTAGTGATTAAGGGTGAAATAACCAGAGTGAGCTTGTGAACTGATTGGACGCAAACCTTGATTTCAGGACAGAAGCTGTAGAGGAAGGTCTCTCCTGTGCCATAGCAGTGCTCGCTCACTCTGAAAGGATGAGTTGAAAATGCCCCAAAGATCTGTGACGAGAGTCAGATTAGATTTGAAATCAAGTTTCCTTACGACTAATAATCACACAGATTCCACTCTCTCAGGCGATAGCATAAATCAAATTAGTACATTTTAAATTAGTCTTAACCCACAAAATTCAAACGCTTCGAAAAGCAGAGCAGACGAGCTTTATGGAGAAATTTGGTGCATCGCAGTAGCACAAATCATTCACAAGGTACTGCGGTCTGAATGCAGACAGAAAAACCAGCTCCGCCTAAATTTTTCCCATGTGTGCTTCTCATTATTATAACTCCTCAAGCATTTTGGGTAAAAGAGAAAATTCAAATGGTTCCTGAAAGATGagaattattttgtaattttacaccCAAAGTTATAAAATAACTCCAGGTGGCCTGCGTAAAGTGTTAAACCATATAAGAAGATAGGCAAAGTCTGGAAAGTAACAGAGTAATGCAGTAATGCCTTAAACTGCACTCTTTATATTGGCCAGCAGGGGGCCCCTTGTTTCAAAATGAAGTGGAAGTGAAAACTATGACCTCATCAAACACTCTTTTGCTGACTTTATAGACTCAGTAGCTCTACACCATATGAGCATGCAGTGTCCACTGGTTTGGTTTTAAAACGCTAAGATGATGTGACTGTCACTGTCAGCTTGAGGGTTAACAGATATGAAAGGATTTCATGGGTAGGTGGCCATGTCTGTCTTTCACAAACAGCCTGAGCTGCAGTGTTGCAACTACATGGGTAACACTTTTTGTATTTGCTTATCCATCTCTTTAATTGGGGCTACAGTACACCAATTCATGTCTCaaactgcattttaatttaaattttttagcATGCATTAAAAGCCAAATCTATACACGCAATAAAACACAAGCCAACAACACTGTGCTTAGGAGTCAAACCATCCGTTTACAACAAGTTATTCACCTCCCGATGTCTGTTCACCTAATGCTGATGTCACGTTCCTAAAGCTCACAGTTATTTAAACACTTCACATCCATGATGACTATGTCTACCTGGTTATCCATGTCTTTGAtgaccagcagcacaggactgtCAACATCTGCAAGGTTCCTATACAGAGTCTTCAGACTGGTCCcatgtttctctgtgctgtagGCCAGTCTCCATGGATAGCCCTGCACACGGGCAGGCAAACGACAGGCCAGCTGGGGAAACATACACACCATTAGCCCTGAAAACTGAATTTCTTTAAGTTCCTTTCACCAAGTGAGATGTTAAAGTGTTCAGAAAGCAGCCGCATGTCTGGATAATTGAAGATTACCTTCTCAATGTGTGTATCCTGCAGCAGATCACTTGTATCAATGAGCATGGGCAGTGCATCCATAGAGAAGTCTCCATCGATACTGCCAAAACTCTGCCTACGTTTAGCCTCATCAAGGGTGATGATCTAGCGCACAAGTACACAAACGGAACAGAAATCATTGCAAGACAAAGGTGCttttaaaatgctgaaaaaggCAAACACACCACTGTAGTGTtagtttgaaaaagaaaataggtGAGGTGAGCTGAAGGCCTGAGATTACCTCCCAGCTACAAGATGCAGGGTCGCTGAAGAAATTATCAATCATGTCCAGCTCATCCTTCTCCACCACAACAAAGCCCTGCTCTCGAGCCTCCTTCCCGTACACGTCCGGGGACCACTGAACGAAAAAGGCATACAGATCGTCCACCCTaccgcagacacacacacacacacacacacacacacacacacacacacacacacacacacacgaaatcAGGAGATTGCTGACTAGTGTAGCCACAAATATGCCATTAGTAAACCAATGCCCCTTCCACACAGCTTACATTACAGttatttttgcagcatttaactGACACCAGGAttatataaaacatttaaatataccTTTCCTGTGGCACAGCAAACCAATATTCTGGCTGCTTTTCTCGGCCCCCGAATGAGTGGGCGGGGCTTGAGGTCATGCAGGTGGCAAAGGACTTCCGCATTGGCTTCCCAACTTTGAAGCAGAGGAACATTGGTGGGTTTTTGCTCTTCTCCTCTGATGAGAAAAGCATCTCTGCAAGGTATGGAGAAAATAAAGAGTTTAGCTAATTCATGCTGAAATTTTATTTTAGTCCCATCGAAGTCTGAAATCTTGTACCTTCTATTGGAGCCTGCATTCTCTTCAGTAGCCAGGATTTCATCTCTAACTCATAGGTTTTCTTTTGCCTCTCCTCCTCACTGAGTTCGTCCTCCTCTGCTGGTCTGTCTGGGCCAGACTTCTCATCAACCTCTGAAGCCTGCTTCAGACTTTGCCTCCTGCTTTGGTCCACTGGTGCACTTGTTATTTTATCATCAACACCGTTTAGCAGCTTTTCAGTTCCTTCACATTTTGCGTCTTTGGTTTCAGTTACCATCTGGTTTGTAGGTTTATTATGCAAGTCACCCTGTTTTTCAGCCTCTAAGGAGGACCGTATCGACTCTCCATCCTCGATGGAGGTGTTCTGAGCAACACCTTCGTCTTCCTCATCATCCAGCTTCCCTTGAGTTTGGTTCTTATGGTCTCCCTGGCCTGGACTCTGTCCTAGGAGTTCATGTTGGTCTCTGTTGAGTGTTCTGCAGGATGTCCCCTCTGCCTCGTCTGTGCTCCCATTGACAGTTGGCTCCAGCTCGGTAAAGCCTTCATCTGATGGAGACTTCTCCGTCTGCTCGCCCACTGTACTCACTGGTATCAAAACAGGTTTTGATTAAATTTAGCATATGTCAGAAATTTTACAAATCAGTGTCAAATGCCCCAACTACAACCCCCCTCCTTATACTTCAACATTAGTAAAGCAGTACGGGTAATAACATCCTTAATTTGCTGATTAGAAAATATCTAAAAAACCAATCACATGGTAGAGGCTCAGTTCACATAGGCATATAGACACTCTCTTGGGTTTACGgtgaatgaaaaaagaaagtatccagtgagcagcagttctctgggtgaaaatgaaaatgtcttaggaGAATGGCCACACATCTTTGAAGTGATGGGAAAGCAACAGTAGCTCAAATAACCACGCACTAAAACCAAGCTATGCAGAAGAGCCTTTCTGAACAAACATCACAGTGAAGCTTAACTAAACCACttagctacagcagcagaagaccacacctggtgctactcctgtcagctaaaaagagaaaaacaagctcACCAAAAGACTGGAGATtgatcagaccaggcaacatttttccaatctcaATTTCTTTTGCATggcagggtcagaatttggtgtaatcAATACGATACCGTTAAATCTATCCTGCCTTGTGTCAACAGTTCAGGATGGTGCTGGTGCTGCGgggaatatttgttttcacactttGAGCCTTTTAGTGTCAACTGAGCATTGTTGAAAATTAATATTTGGTCTCAGGTTCGGATTTTAAGATTCGCAAGCTGCCTTTCATTAAAGGGTTAGCTAATTAAAAAGTAGCTTGTGTTAACCataaaagcagacaaaaaaaagcaaccaCAAGTGgaccacaaacaca
The genomic region above belongs to Pelmatolapia mariae isolate MD_Pm_ZW linkage group LG15, Pm_UMD_F_2, whole genome shotgun sequence and contains:
- the LOC134643209 gene encoding nuclear receptor coactivator 7 yields the protein MEKRDRKPGYFARLKRRKQLRGSQSEKTVNEQNPEIISCPDIPNDSDANKKAELQRATGKPDDGCKVTNKAKMEKTRPPGTVEFVVGRDDSLNSIALKFNITPNKLVQLNKLFSRSVYPGQKLFVPDVTQSETELKSPTSSDPIAKNVSEKSSQYGVPNCRSATALRRELSPSSEDESPLTVKFIKMSCKYFTDGMGVVGGVLIVTPNNIMFDPHKSDPLVIEHGCEEYGLICPMGEVVSVALYDDVSRMKLKDALPSDLPQDLCPVYRPGEWEQLPSEQELNPFSRYEALDPKRPIVLDDIESTLSETVSTVGEQTEKSPSDEGFTELEPTVNGSTDEAEGTSCRTLNRDQHELLGQSPGQGDHKNQTQGKLDDEEDEGVAQNTSIEDGESIRSSLEAEKQGDLHNKPTNQMVTETKDAKCEGTEKLLNGVDDKITSAPVDQSRRQSLKQASEVDEKSGPDRPAEEDELSEEERQKKTYELEMKSWLLKRMQAPIEEMLFSSEEKSKNPPMFLCFKVGKPMRKSFATCMTSSPAHSFGGREKQPEYWFAVPQERVDDLYAFFVQWSPDVYGKEAREQGFVVVEKDELDMIDNFFSDPASCSWEIITLDEAKRRQSFGSIDGDFSMDALPMLIDTSDLLQDTHIEKLACRLPARVQGYPWRLAYSTEKHGTSLKTLYRNLADVDSPVLLVIKDMDNQIFGAFSTHPFRVSEHCYGTGETFLYSFCPEIKVYRWTGENSYFVKGNTDSLQMGGGGGQLGLWLDAELYRGTTTKCATFNNQPLSSQQDFNIHSLEVWTFE